The Williamsoniiplasma somnilux genome includes a window with the following:
- the lysS gene encoding lysine--tRNA ligase codes for MSDNRRLSEQEIIRREKYAKLVAEGQDPYKITKFIRNSNIKALVTKFGPFSKEELAAMPVEAFQIAGRIKLFREAGKKAAFVNIQDQDASIQLYVRMDEIGEENFTRFRDLDLGDIIGVNGTMMKTDHGELSLRVKEYTLLSKALRPLPDKHAGIQDIEEKYRRRYVDLIMNQDVKKVFQSRSKIIRTIQKLLDNMGYMEVETPMLHVSKGGAAAKPFISHYNALDRDFYLRIATELHLKRLIVGGFEGVYEIGRIFRNEGMDTRHNPEFTSIELYIAYQDFYFMMDLTERIIRECNQAVNPSNQIVYGDVHLDLDKPFKRLHMVDGIKEQIGIDFWKSMSFEDAKKLALEKHIKVEKHHNSVGHIINLFFEEFVESKIVEPTFVYGHPVEISPLSKLNGDDPRFTDRFELFIIGREYANAFTELNNPMQQFERFEAQIKEAEAGNDEANDMDIDFIEALETGLPPTVGIGIGIDRLVMLLTNSESIKDVLLFPQMKPRD; via the coding sequence ATGAGTGATAATAGAAGACTAAGTGAACAAGAAATTATTAGAAGAGAAAAATACGCTAAATTAGTAGCAGAAGGACAAGACCCTTATAAAATTACTAAGTTTATAAGAAACAGTAATATCAAGGCTTTAGTAACTAAATTTGGTCCTTTTTCAAAAGAAGAATTAGCAGCAATGCCTGTCGAAGCATTTCAAATTGCAGGAAGAATTAAATTATTTAGAGAAGCTGGTAAAAAGGCTGCTTTTGTCAACATTCAAGACCAAGATGCTTCAATTCAACTTTATGTAAGGATGGATGAAATTGGTGAAGAAAACTTTACTAGATTTAGAGACTTAGATCTTGGAGATATCATTGGTGTTAACGGAACAATGATGAAAACTGATCATGGGGAATTATCACTAAGAGTTAAAGAATATACATTATTATCTAAAGCTTTAAGACCATTACCAGACAAACATGCAGGAATTCAAGATATTGAAGAAAAATACCGAAGAAGATATGTTGATTTAATCATGAATCAAGATGTTAAAAAAGTTTTCCAAAGTCGTTCAAAAATTATTCGTACAATCCAAAAACTTTTAGATAATATGGGTTATATGGAAGTCGAAACTCCAATGCTACATGTTTCTAAAGGTGGGGCAGCTGCAAAACCATTTATCTCTCACTATAACGCTTTAGATCGTGATTTCTACTTAAGAATTGCAACTGAATTACATTTAAAACGTTTAATTGTTGGTGGTTTTGAAGGGGTTTATGAAATTGGACGTATCTTCAGAAATGAAGGAATGGACACACGACATAACCCAGAGTTTACTTCGATTGAGTTATATATTGCTTACCAAGATTTTTATTTCATGATGGATTTAACTGAAAGAATCATTAGAGAATGTAACCAAGCAGTTAATCCTTCAAACCAAATTGTTTATGGTGATGTTCACTTGGATTTAGATAAACCATTTAAAAGATTACACATGGTTGACGGAATTAAAGAACAAATAGGAATTGATTTTTGAAAATCAATGAGTTTTGAAGATGCTAAAAAATTAGCGCTTGAAAAACATATTAAAGTTGAAAAACATCACAATAGTGTGGGACATATTATTAACTTATTTTTTGAAGAATTTGTTGAATCTAAAATTGTTGAACCAACTTTCGTTTATGGTCATCCAGTTGAAATTTCACCATTATCTAAACTTAATGGAGATGATCCAAGATTTACTGATCGTTTCGAGTTATTTATTATTGGAAGAGAGTATGCTAATGCCTTTACTGAATTGAATAACCCAATGCAACAATTTGAAAGATTTGAAGCACAAATCAAAGAAGCTGAAGCCGGAAACGATGAAGCTAACGATATGGATATAGATTTTATCGAAGCTTTAGAAACAGGTTTACCACCAACTGTTGGAATCGGAATCGGAATTGATCGCTTAGTAATGTTATTAACTAATTCTGAATCAATTAAAGATGTTTTATTATTCCCACAAATGAAACCTAGAGATTAA
- a CDS encoding GIY-YIG nuclease family protein codes for MWVFVPIATLTTIAMWVIIILIAIRFWKIIVVAIILQVAFFTYAMFKSNLDLIILVAIFALVTSFFVLIFFLLFKHYQNKKSLQEQKDNFKPLISQKKFEDLNQETSEKNLAENLINYKRNFENEKSISYKHWFPYENIKKEIFIKMENEFDTKRKPKAGVYAYLIGPYFTNPQKIKENWLRVKPIYVGSSNNLNRRFKEHIAGVEEEKHKNNIRYIKSREYRKTSKKLGLPYSLRFILLEEWVVLLEKDSKEYSDFKLSREQYWISQLKTLEIGFNTLNTKGNGSHPKNLKNKTD; via the coding sequence ATGTGAGTATTTGTGCCAATTGCTACTTTAACAACAATTGCAATGTGAGTTATTATTATTTTGATTGCAATTAGATTCTGAAAAATTATTGTAGTGGCAATTATTCTTCAAGTTGCGTTTTTTACCTACGCAATGTTCAAAAGTAATTTAGACTTAATTATTTTAGTTGCAATTTTTGCACTGGTGACTTCGTTCTTTGTCCTGATATTTTTTTTATTATTTAAACATTACCAAAATAAAAAATCACTTCAAGAACAAAAAGATAATTTTAAACCTCTAATAAGTCAAAAGAAATTTGAAGATTTAAACCAAGAAACATCTGAAAAAAATTTGGCAGAAAATTTAATAAACTACAAAAGAAATTTTGAAAATGAAAAATCAATTTCGTATAAACATTGATTTCCTTATGAAAATATTAAAAAAGAAATTTTTATTAAAATGGAAAACGAGTTTGATACAAAACGAAAACCAAAAGCAGGAGTCTACGCATATTTAATAGGTCCTTATTTCACAAATCCTCAAAAAATTAAAGAAAATTGATTAAGAGTTAAGCCTATATACGTAGGGTCATCAAATAATTTAAACAGAAGATTTAAAGAACATATTGCCGGAGTCGAAGAAGAGAAGCACAAAAATAATATTCGATACATTAAATCAAGAGAATATCGAAAAACTTCTAAAAAACTAGGATTACCTTATTCATTAAGATTTATTTTATTAGAAGAATGAGTTGTTTTACTCGAAAAAGATTCTAAAGAATATTCAGACTTTAAATTATCTAGAGAGCAATATTGAATAAGTCAACTAAAAACTTTGGAGATAGGTTTTAATACATTGAATACTAAAGGTAATGGTTCACACCCCAAAAATTTAAAGAATAAAACCGATTAG
- the dusB gene encoding tRNA dihydrouridine synthase DusB, protein MKIGNIEIKGKVVQGPMAGVSNEPFRLISKEHGAALVYAEMVSIEGILHENQKTHKMLKVNDQEHPMAMQIFGNDVESFVKATQFMEQYSNCDIIDLNLGCPAPKIAIRSASGSSLLKTPGLIFEIVKAVVANTTKPVTAKIRLGWDKESVNAVEVAKLIEQAGASAIAVHGRTRSEFYTGHADWDKIREVKEAVKIPVIGNGDVIDAKTAKQMLDQTGCDAVMISRACQGNPWIFEQINHFLATGEKKAKPSFKEWKDVVVKHAKLLADLKTEEWGMREFRKHLAWYFDVLPTKPFVKSLKERANNIETLEDVYNLIKEYENGEA, encoded by the coding sequence ATGAAAATAGGAAATATAGAGATAAAGGGAAAGGTTGTTCAAGGACCAATGGCGGGAGTTTCTAATGAACCTTTTAGATTAATATCTAAAGAACACGGAGCTGCTTTAGTTTATGCAGAAATGGTTTCGATTGAAGGTATTTTACATGAAAATCAAAAAACACATAAAATGCTAAAAGTTAATGATCAAGAGCACCCAATGGCGATGCAAATTTTCGGAAATGATGTTGAATCTTTCGTTAAGGCAACACAATTTATGGAACAATATTCAAATTGTGACATTATTGATTTAAATTTAGGTTGCCCAGCTCCAAAGATTGCAATTAGATCTGCATCGGGATCGAGTTTATTAAAAACTCCTGGTTTAATTTTTGAAATTGTTAAAGCAGTTGTTGCTAATACAACTAAACCAGTAACGGCTAAAATTCGTTTGGGTTGGGATAAAGAATCAGTTAATGCTGTAGAAGTTGCAAAATTAATTGAGCAAGCTGGTGCTAGTGCGATTGCGGTTCATGGAAGAACAAGAAGTGAATTCTATACCGGCCATGCTGATTGAGACAAAATTAGAGAAGTTAAAGAAGCTGTAAAAATTCCAGTTATTGGTAATGGTGATGTTATTGATGCAAAAACAGCAAAACAAATGTTAGATCAAACTGGGTGTGATGCAGTTATGATTTCTAGAGCTTGCCAAGGTAATCCTTGAATTTTTGAACAAATAAATCATTTTTTAGCAACTGGTGAAAAAAAAGCAAAACCATCTTTTAAAGAATGAAAAGATGTTGTTGTTAAACACGCTAAATTGTTAGCTGACCTAAAAACCGAAGAATGAGGAATGCGTGAATTTCGTAAGCATTTAGCATGATATTTTGATGTTTTACCAACAAAACCATTCGTAAAATCACTAAAAGAACGAGCAAATAATATTGAAACATTAGAAGATGTTTATAATTTAATTAAAGAATATGAAAATGGAGAAGCATAA
- a CDS encoding lipoprotein: MKKLLSVLATLGLTATAGATVIACGDKNPEAIKDLSVDLTVKDLGEITAAAATPTSEEVLIGIVVKNANVQKAELVVGDITATGASITVKEGSTVYNKLANPIAVTFTVKIGTVLKDLSTDLTVTNLGEITAAAATPTSQEVLTGIVAKNANVQTAELVVGDITATGASITVNEGSTVYNKLANPIAVTFTVKIATVLKDLSTDLTVTNLGEITAAAATPTSQEVLDAIVAKNANVQTAELAVGDITATGASITVNEGSTVYNKLANPIAVTFTVKASNT, from the coding sequence ATGAAGAAATTATTAAGTGTATTGGCAACATTAGGATTAACAGCAACAGCCGGAGCAACTGTTATTGCTTGTGGAGATAAAAATCCAGAAGCTATCAAAGATTTAAGTGTTGATTTAACAGTTAAAGACTTGGGTGAAATTACAGCCGCTGCTGCAACACCAACTTCAGAAGAAGTTTTAATAGGAATAGTTGTAAAAAATGCAAATGTTCAAAAAGCAGAACTTGTTGTTGGAGATATAACTGCAACTGGTGCTTCTATTACTGTAAAAGAAGGTTCAACTGTTTATAACAAATTAGCAAATCCAATTGCAGTGACTTTCACAGTTAAAATAGGTACAGTTCTTAAAGATTTAAGTACTGATTTAACAGTTACAAACTTAGGTGAAATTACAGCCGCTGCTGCAACACCAACTTCACAAGAAGTTTTAACAGGAATAGTTGCAAAAAATGCAAATGTTCAAACAGCAGAACTTGTTGTTGGAGATATAACTGCAACTGGTGCTTCTATTACTGTAAACGAAGGTTCAACTGTTTATAACAAATTAGCAAATCCAATTGCAGTGACTTTCACAGTTAAAATAGCTACAGTTCTTAAAGATTTAAGTACTGATTTAACAGTTACAAACTTAGGTGAAATTACAGCCGCTGCTGCAACACCAACTTCACAAGAAGTTTTAGATGCAATAGTTGCAAAAAATGCAAATGTTCAAACAGCAGAACTTGCTGTTGGAGATATAACTGCAACAGGTGCTTCTATTACTGTAAACGAAGGTTCAACTGTTTATAACAAATTAGCAAATCCAATTGCAGTGACTTTCACAGTTAAAGCAAGCAACACTTAA
- a CDS encoding DUF1904 family protein, with the protein MPIIKFSGVTQQRVEEYAKKIDEIAELIVAKSENIMFIYEGSKIYPIKDGQSSIYISVEWMSRVDKEQLLTNHLVNFFKNDSDKVGVFFTDMNNKWYMNGNKIG; encoded by the coding sequence ATGCCAATAATAAAATTTAGTGGAGTAACACAACAAAGGGTTGAAGAATATGCCAAAAAAATAGATGAAATTGCTGAACTAATTGTGGCAAAATCAGAAAATATTATGTTTATTTATGAGGGTTCAAAAATTTATCCAATAAAAGATGGTCAAAGTTCAATTTACATATCTGTTGAATGAATGAGCAGAGTTGATAAAGAACAATTATTGACTAATCACTTAGTTAATTTTTTCAAAAACGATAGTGATAAAGTTGGGGTATTTTTTACTGACATGAACAACAAATGATATATGAATGGAAATAAAATAGGTTAA